The Xenopus tropicalis strain Nigerian chromosome 2, UCB_Xtro_10.0, whole genome shotgun sequence genome window below encodes:
- the LOC101733960 gene encoding aquaporin-4, producing MVIREELRRCRFWRLVLAETLGTFMLVTVVLGSSCLGLRVSRSDSLLPALAAGFTVVSLVQCFGEISGAQLNPAITSALVCARKLDLLHGMAFAVAQCVGATCASALFYVCMPESVCNQLVTRVSSEGNAGQALAMEVFATFQLAFTIFAVDDRRRRDLTEPGSLAIGFSVTAGALTAGQVSGGSMNPARSLGPALVTGIWEHHWASLKQNKFLLTLVRMHWRKKLVN from the exons ATGGTCATCAGAGAG GAGCTGAGAAGATGTCGCTTCTGGCGATTGGTACTGGCAGAAACTCTGGGAACGTTCATGTTGGTGACTGTGGTGCTGGGCTCCTCCTGCCTTGGCTTGCGAGTATCTCGATCAGATTCCCTCCTTCCAGCACTGGCTGCAGGATTTACAGTCGTGAGTCTGGTGCAGTGTTTTGGGGAGATAAGTGGCGCCCAGTTAAATCCAGCTATTACATCTGCCCTGGTATGTGCACGGAAGCTGGACTTGCTCCATGGAATGGCTTTTGCTGTGGCCCAGTGTGTTGGTGCTACATGTGCATCTGCTCTTTTCTACGTGTGTATGCCGGAGTCTGTCTGCAATCAGCTGGTCACTAGA GTGAGCAGTGAAGGGAATGCTGGACAAGCTTTGGCCATGGAAGTTTTTGCTACATTTCAACTTGCTTTCACAATCTTTGCTGTGGACGATCGCCGGCGGAGAGATTTAACAGAACCAGGAAGTCTCGCCATTGGCTTCTCTGTCACTGCTGGGGCTTTGACAGCT GGTCAGGTATCAGGAGGCAGTATGAATCCAGCAAGATCCCTGGGCCCAGCACTGGTCACTGGCATTTGGGAGCATCACTGGGCAagtctaaaacaaaacaaatttcttTTAACATTGGTGAGAATGCACTGGAGAAAGAAGTTAGTGAACTGA
- the mip gene encoding lens fiber major intrinsic protein gives MMWEFRSFAFWRAIFAEFFATMFYVFFGLGASLKWAAGPANVLNIALAFGFALATLVQSVGHISGAHINPAVTFAFLIGSQMSFFRAIFYIAAQLLGAVAGAAVLYGVTPTAVRGNLALNTIHPGVSLGQATTVEAFLTLQFVLCIFATFDERRNGRMGSVSLALGFSVALGHLFGIYYTGASMNPARSFAPAVLTRNFVNHWVYWVGPIIGGAVGGLVYDFILFPRMRGLNERLSILKGARPAEPEGQRETIRDPIELKTQSL, from the exons ATGATGTGGGAATTCCGCTCTTTCGCCTTCTGGAGAGCGATTTTCGCCGAGTTCTTTGCCACcatgttttatgttttctttggTTTGGGTGCATCGTTGAAGTGGGCAGCTGGACCAGCCAATGTACTGAACATTGCACTAGCCTTTGGCTTTGCCCTAGCCACACTAGTCCAATCTGTTGGCCATATCAGTGGTGCCCATATCAACCCTGCAGTCACCTTTGCCTTCCTTATCGGCTCACAGATGTCCTTCTTCCGTGCCATATTTTACATCGCTGCACAGCTACTGGGTGCTGTTGCTGGAGCCGCAGTACTTTATGGTGTTACACCTACGGCAGTTCGTGGCAACTTGGCTCTCAATACG ATCCATCCTGGAGTGAGCCTCGGTCAGGCAACCACTGTGGAAGCATTCCTGACTCTTCAGTTTGTGCTGTGTATCTTTGCCACTTTTGATGAAAGGAGGAATGGCCGCATGGGATCCGTTTCATTGGCTCTTGGATTTTCTGTTGCTCTCGGACATCTCTTTGGA ATTTACTACACTGGAGCCAGCATGAACCCTGCAAGATCCTTTGCCCCAGCTGTACTTACCCGAAACTTTGTCAATCACTGG GTCTACTGGGTTGGCCCTATCATCGGTGGAGCAGTTGGAGGTCTGGTTTACGACTTTATCCTTTTTCCCAGGATGAGAGGCCTGAATGAGAGACTTTCAATCCTTAAAGGAGCCCGGCCAGCAGAGCCTGAGGGCCAGCGTGAAACAATTAGAGATCCCATAGAGCTGAAAACACAATCTCTATAA
- the spryd4 gene encoding SPRY domain-containing protein 4 encodes MFTMASPMRSLALGSRALSRLFTRVLPRGDVTLAARRDISFKLDEKTAHSSLDLFKKDTAIIYRMLGIDPSKIPQNPERFREWAIVLGDAQIVSGRHYWEVTVKRSNEFRIGVADADMSRDECIGVSNRSWVFAYCHSKWFVMQDSKKFPITNIGHPSKVGLLLDYEGQRLNLVDSEKNTLIHTLNADFRGPVVPAFALWDGELLTHSGLDVPENL; translated from the exons ATGTTTACGATGGCGTCGCCCATGAGGTCACTAGCCTTGGGGAGTCGCGCCCTGAGCCGCTTGTTTACCCGGGTGCTTCCCAGGGGGGATGTTACCTTAGCGGCCAGGCGAG ATATCTCTTTCAAACTTGATGAGAAAACTGCTCACAGCAGCTTGGACCTGTTCAAAAAGGATACTGCCATAATATATCGCATGCTAGGCATTGATCCAAGCAAGATTCCGCAGAACCCTGAGCGTTTCCGGGAATGGGCTATTGTACTGGGAGATGCGCAGATAGTAAGCGGCCGCCATTATTGGGAGGTGACAGTTAAACGCTCCAATGAGTTCCGTATAGGTGTGGCTGATGCAGACATGTCCAGAGATGAATGCATTGGCGTTAGTAATCGCTCATGGGTCTTTGCTTATTGCCATAGCAAGTGGTTTGTCATGCAGGATAGTAAGAAATTTCCCATCACCAACATTGGCCATCCAAGTAAAGTCGGCCTCCTCCTGGACTATGAAGGCCAAAGGCTGAACCTTGTGGACTCAGAGAAGAATACTCTTATCCACACTCTTAATGCAGACTTTCGAGGTCCAGTGGTGCCTGCATTTGCCCTTTGGGATGGGGAACTTCTGACCCACTCAGGCCTTGATGTTCCAGAAAACCTGTGA